From a single Arachis hypogaea cultivar Tifrunner chromosome 3, arahy.Tifrunner.gnm2.J5K5, whole genome shotgun sequence genomic region:
- the LOC112790598 gene encoding peroxiredoxin Q, chloroplastic: MASLTVLIHSPPTLLHTATTKSPYDRTLSILRYAPSNSQFCGLKLSHSSSSSLRSANYCYSVKGSIFAKVNKGSKAPSFTLRDQDGNSVSLDKFKGKPVVVYFYPADESPSCTKEACAFRDSYEKFKKAGAEVVGISSDDPSSHKAFAKKYRLPFTLLSDEGNKVRKDWGIPNDLFGTLPGRQTYVIDKNGVVQLIYNNQFQPEKHIDETLKLLQTL; this comes from the exons ATGGCTTCACTCACTGTCCTAATCCACTCTCCTCCCACCTTGCTCCACACTGCAACTACCAAGTCCCCATATGATCGAACCCTCTCAATCCTTCGGTATGCTCCATCGAATTCTCAATTCTGTGGCCTAAAATTATCTCACTCTTCCTCTTCATCACTGCGTTCTGCTAATTATTGCTATTCGGTTAAAGGTTCCATTTTCGCCAAG GTGAATAAAGGTTCAAAGGCACCATCATTCACGCTGAGAGATCAAGATGGGAATAGTGTAAGCCTTGACAAATTCAAAGGAAAGCCGGTGGTTGTTTATTTCTATCCTGCTGATGAGTCCCCTTCATGCACCAAAGAG GCTTGTGCTTTTCGGGATTCATATGAGAAGTTCAAGAAAGCAGGGGCCGAGGTTGTTGGAATCAGTAGTGATGACCCTTCTTCTCACAAG GCGTTTGCTAAGAAGTACAGGCTTCCATTTACTTTGTTGAGTGATGAAGGCAACAAGGTGAGGAAAGACTGGGGAATCCCCAATGATTTGTTTGGAACATTGCCCGGTAGACAGACTTATGTTATTGACAAAAATGGTGTGGTTCAGCTCATTTACAACAACCAGTTCCAACCAGAAAAGCATATTGATGAGACTTTGAAACTACTTCAAACTCTTTGA